In Massilia forsythiae, one DNA window encodes the following:
- a CDS encoding DMT family transporter, which yields MVGKHESGGIGAGTGVHTNTGIGTGKGIGAGIGAGALWGLVFLAPQLAPGFTPLQLSAGRYLAYGLAAAVLIAPSWRRLAAVLAWRDWCALAWLGFTGNILYYVLLAQAVRGGGVAMAALVIGLLPLAVTLVGSREHGAVALRRLLPSLALGLAGLACTSRQSLATLGRDALPGLLCALGALVSWTVYAVGNSRRLAGLRALSPHDWNLLTGVATGIEALLLALPAFFPHLLPAGVGPDAPVHAAADWLRFAAIAGGVAILCSIVGNGLWNVASRALPLTLMGQMIVFETIFAAGYGFLWERRWPTGLEAAALALLVAGVASCAAVHRRDGRQPDG from the coding sequence ATGGTCGGCAAACACGAGTCGGGCGGCATCGGCGCGGGGACGGGCGTGCATACGAACACGGGCATCGGCACGGGCAAGGGCATCGGCGCCGGCATCGGCGCCGGCGCGCTGTGGGGCCTGGTATTCCTGGCGCCGCAACTGGCGCCCGGCTTCACGCCGCTGCAACTGTCCGCCGGGCGCTACCTGGCCTACGGCCTGGCGGCGGCGGTGCTGATCGCACCGTCGTGGCGGCGCCTGGCCGCCGTCCTGGCCTGGCGCGACTGGTGCGCGCTGGCCTGGCTCGGCTTCACCGGCAACATCCTGTACTACGTGCTGCTGGCGCAAGCGGTGCGCGGCGGCGGCGTGGCCATGGCGGCGCTGGTGATCGGCCTGCTGCCGCTGGCGGTGACGCTGGTCGGCAGCCGAGAACACGGCGCCGTGGCGCTGCGCCGGCTGCTGCCGTCGCTGGCGCTCGGCCTGGCGGGGCTGGCCTGCACCAGCCGGCAGTCGCTGGCCACGCTGGGACGCGACGCGCTGCCCGGGCTGCTGTGCGCGCTCGGCGCGCTGGTGTCGTGGACCGTGTACGCGGTCGGCAACAGCCGCCGCCTGGCCGGGCTGCGGGCATTGTCGCCGCACGACTGGAACCTGCTGACCGGCGTGGCGACCGGTATCGAGGCGCTGCTGCTGGCGCTGCCGGCGTTCTTCCCGCATCTCTTGCCGGCAGGGGTGGGACCGGATGCGCCGGTCCACGCCGCGGCGGACTGGCTGCGTTTCGCCGCCATCGCCGGCGGCGTCGCCATCCTGTGCTCGATCGTCGGCAACGGCCTGTGGAACGTCGCCAGCCGCGCGCTGCCGCTGACCCTGATGGGACAGATGATCGTGTTTGAGACCATCTTCGCGGCCGGCTATGGTTTCCTGTGGGAGCGGCGCTGGCCGACCGGCCTGGAAGCCGCCGCGCTGGCGCTGCTGGTGGCGGGCGTGGCCTCGTGCGCGGCTGTGCACCGTCGCGACGGCCGTCAGCCCGACGGCTGA
- a CDS encoding NADP-dependent oxidoreductase, translated as MRAVVIESYGDNSVVNVFDVARPAPQAGELLVKVRAAGVNPIDWKIRGGVGQRMGMTLPIHLGGEISGTVEQVGAGVAGFSVGDAVFGIIKDGGFADYAIAPAADMVRIPADLDFIAAAAIPLGALTAWQALFDVAKLTRGQRLLIAGASGGVGSLAVQIAKTAGAHVTAIASGRNADFVRSLGADTFIDYTAQPFEQVARDMDVVFDTVGGDTFQRAFGTLKHGGFLVTSVEFPTEEDGRRGVGVGRVFCKPNAAQLTAIRDLVEAGKLQPHVATVLTLDEVKEAFALSEGGRTRGKIVLGISQ; from the coding sequence ATGCGTGCAGTCGTAATCGAGTCGTATGGCGACAACAGTGTGGTGAATGTGTTCGACGTGGCCAGGCCGGCGCCACAGGCGGGAGAACTCCTTGTGAAAGTGCGGGCGGCGGGCGTGAACCCGATCGACTGGAAAATTCGTGGCGGCGTCGGCCAGCGCATGGGTATGACGCTACCGATTCATCTTGGCGGCGAAATCAGCGGCACGGTGGAGCAGGTCGGTGCAGGCGTCGCCGGGTTCAGCGTCGGGGACGCTGTCTTCGGCATCATTAAGGACGGCGGCTTTGCCGACTATGCGATAGCGCCCGCTGCCGACATGGTGCGCATACCGGCCGACCTGGACTTCATCGCCGCGGCCGCCATTCCGCTCGGCGCGCTAACGGCATGGCAGGCACTGTTCGACGTAGCCAAGCTAACACGCGGACAGCGGCTGCTCATTGCCGGCGCGTCAGGCGGCGTAGGGTCGCTGGCGGTGCAGATCGCGAAAACCGCAGGTGCACATGTTACGGCAATAGCGTCCGGACGGAATGCCGACTTCGTACGGAGCCTTGGTGCGGACACGTTCATCGATTACACTGCGCAGCCGTTCGAACAAGTGGCACGCGACATGGACGTCGTGTTCGACACCGTGGGGGGCGACACCTTCCAACGTGCGTTTGGGACGCTCAAGCATGGAGGCTTTCTGGTGACTTCAGTTGAGTTTCCGACCGAAGAAGACGGCCGGCGTGGAGTTGGCGTCGGGCGCGTGTTTTGCAAGCCCAATGCGGCGCAGCTGACTGCGATCCGAGACTTAGTGGAGGCAGGGAAGTTGCAGCCTCACGTGGCAACAGTGTTGACGCTCGATGAGGTCAAAGAGGCGTTTGCGCTGTCTGAAGGCGGTCGAACGCGGGGCAAGATTGTGCTTGGAATAAGTCAGTGA
- a CDS encoding helix-turn-helix transcriptional regulator — MTAPAIANVDIRSYREDCGADRHAFAQLVLPLSGGLLLDTLAADAPQPRARLAVLKAEVEARPGLPWTTASMARLAGLSVSRLHALFREELDSTPHAWLLGRRLDLACRLLATSAGPVAAVALAAGFSDQSALTRAMRRELDATPAAWRRRSRSRETGSGKQ, encoded by the coding sequence ATGACCGCACCCGCCATCGCGAACGTCGACATCCGCAGCTACCGCGAAGACTGCGGCGCCGACCGCCATGCGTTCGCCCAGCTGGTGCTGCCGCTGTCGGGCGGCCTGCTGCTGGACACGCTGGCGGCCGACGCGCCGCAGCCGCGCGCGCGCCTGGCGGTGCTGAAGGCCGAGGTCGAGGCCCGGCCCGGCCTGCCGTGGACCACGGCCTCGATGGCGCGCCTGGCCGGCCTGAGCGTCAGCCGCCTGCATGCGCTGTTCCGCGAGGAGCTGGACAGCACGCCGCACGCCTGGCTGCTCGGGCGCCGGCTCGACCTGGCGTGCCGGCTGCTGGCCACCAGCGCCGGCCCGGTCGCCGCGGTGGCGCTGGCCGCCGGCTTTTCCGACCAGAGCGCCCTGACGCGGGCGATGCGGCGCGAGCTGGACGCCACGCCGGCCGCCTGGCGCCGCCGCAGCCGCAGCCGCGAGACCGGGTCAGGAAAACAGTAG
- a CDS encoding LysR family transcriptional regulator, whose protein sequence is MRTLHDLDLNLLKALDALIDERSVTRAAARLGVTQPAMSGMLTRLRDVFGDPLFVRAQRGVVPTARALQLALPVKAVMGGIGALLQPDVFEPARAELTFTVAATDYALRAVAAPFLAALKPRAPNIRVALVALEAGPPELVQARLERGQVDLALLTPESTPPDLHARRLFEERYVCAMRAGHPASRPGALTLERFCALEHALVSYDGGSFEGVTDAALARLGLRRTVSLSVQNFLILPELLAAGDLLAVLPRRLVDGVPGLALVEPPLAIPGFVKTAAWHERTHADPARRWLRELLFAACADPAWRPAGQAV, encoded by the coding sequence ATGCGCACCCTCCACGATCTCGACCTGAACCTCCTCAAGGCGCTCGACGCCCTGATCGACGAACGCAGCGTGACGCGCGCCGCCGCGCGCCTGGGCGTGACCCAGCCGGCCATGAGCGGCATGCTGACCCGCTTGCGCGACGTGTTCGGCGACCCGCTGTTCGTGCGCGCCCAGCGCGGGGTCGTGCCGACCGCGCGCGCGCTGCAACTGGCGCTGCCGGTCAAGGCCGTGATGGGCGGGATCGGGGCGCTGCTGCAGCCGGACGTGTTCGAGCCGGCCCGGGCCGAGCTGACCTTTACCGTTGCCGCCACCGATTACGCGCTGCGCGCCGTCGCGGCGCCGTTCCTGGCCGCCCTCAAGCCGCGCGCACCGAACATCCGCGTGGCGCTGGTGGCGCTGGAAGCGGGGCCGCCCGAGCTGGTGCAGGCGCGCCTGGAACGCGGCCAGGTCGACCTGGCCCTGCTGACGCCGGAGAGCACGCCGCCCGACCTGCATGCGCGCCGCCTGTTCGAGGAACGCTACGTCTGCGCCATGCGCGCCGGCCATCCGGCGTCGCGCCCGGGCGCACTGACGCTGGAGCGCTTCTGCGCGCTCGAACATGCGCTGGTGTCGTACGACGGCGGCAGCTTCGAAGGCGTGACCGATGCCGCGCTGGCGCGGCTCGGCCTGCGGCGCACGGTCAGCCTGTCGGTGCAGAACTTCCTGATCCTGCCCGAACTGCTGGCCGCCGGCGACCTGCTCGCGGTGCTGCCGCGGCGCCTGGTGGACGGCGTGCCGGGCCTGGCGCTGGTGGAACCGCCGCTCGCCATTCCCGGCTTCGTCAAGACGGCCGCCTGGCACGAACGCACCCACGCCGACCCGGCGCGGCGCTGGCTGCGCGAATTGCTGTTCGCTGCCTGCGCCGATCCGGCCTGGCGCCCGGCCGGGCAAGCCGTTTGA
- a CDS encoding LysR family transcriptional regulator ArgP — translation MKIDPRRSEAFLATVDNGSLEQAALQLRITPSAVSQRISALEQDMGTPLLMRTRPCRPTAPGMRLLQFLRRRALLEAEFSADLAQDAGPVRVTLAVNNDTLATWLLPVLAPVLIDEGLLVEFVLDNQGHTFALLEQGQAVACISGEERPMRGCAVSALGLMRYRMVAAPAFARRWFPAGLEREAARRAPVMVFDRKDTLQTQFLLRHAGLPEGAYPFHYVPASDPYVQAIRLGLGYGMLPLEQCAAMLASGDLIDLAPGLHADVPLYWHAWRIQPARLERLGAALIGAARATLLPLAPPVP, via the coding sequence CTGGCCACCGTCGACAACGGCAGCCTGGAGCAGGCCGCGCTGCAACTGCGTATCACGCCGTCGGCGGTGTCGCAACGCATCAGCGCGCTCGAACAGGACATGGGCACGCCGCTGCTGATGCGCACCCGTCCTTGCCGGCCGACCGCGCCGGGCATGCGCCTGCTGCAGTTCCTGCGCCGGCGCGCGCTGCTGGAAGCGGAGTTCAGCGCCGACCTGGCGCAGGACGCCGGCCCGGTGCGGGTGACGCTGGCGGTCAACAACGATACGCTGGCGACCTGGCTGCTGCCGGTGCTGGCCCCGGTGCTCATCGACGAAGGCCTGCTGGTCGAGTTCGTGCTGGACAACCAGGGCCACACCTTCGCGCTGCTGGAACAGGGCCAGGCCGTGGCCTGCATTTCCGGCGAAGAGCGGCCGATGCGCGGCTGCGCCGTCAGCGCGCTCGGCCTGATGCGCTACCGCATGGTGGCGGCGCCGGCATTCGCCCGGCGCTGGTTCCCGGCCGGGCTGGAACGCGAGGCGGCGCGGCGTGCGCCGGTGATGGTGTTCGACCGCAAGGACACGCTGCAGACCCAGTTCCTGCTGCGGCACGCCGGCCTGCCGGAAGGCGCCTATCCGTTTCATTACGTGCCGGCCAGCGACCCGTACGTGCAGGCGATCCGGCTCGGCCTGGGCTACGGCATGCTGCCGCTGGAGCAATGCGCGGCCATGCTGGCGTCCGGCGACCTAATCGACCTGGCGCCCGGACTGCACGCCGACGTGCCGCTGTACTGGCACGCCTGGCGCATCCAGCCGGCGCGCCTGGAGCGGCTGGGCGCGGCGCTGATCGGCGCGGCGCGGGCCACGCTGCTGCCCCTAGCCCCACCGGTGCCTTGA
- a CDS encoding AraC family transcriptional regulator, producing the protein MHAHDEAQLTFAATGMVQVHTGAGRWLVPPQLGVWIPAGVQHHVEVLSDAELWMVHWDPAAARAWAPPTRLDRAFALRITPLMRTLLAVAFNSAMSADKTELVVRLMLHELTETAHAPTFLPLPTGATGKRIAAVAAGDVRNRLSVAEIASRAATSVRTLSRVFLTETGLTFKTWRQRARIVHAMDSLARGKAIAQVASELGFASTASFSSAFRQVTATTPSAFLEPSA; encoded by the coding sequence ATGCACGCGCACGACGAGGCGCAACTCACGTTCGCGGCCACTGGCATGGTCCAAGTCCACACGGGTGCCGGCCGCTGGCTTGTGCCGCCGCAGCTCGGCGTCTGGATCCCGGCCGGGGTGCAGCATCACGTCGAGGTTCTCAGCGATGCCGAGCTATGGATGGTGCATTGGGACCCCGCCGCCGCGCGTGCATGGGCACCACCGACGCGGCTCGATCGCGCCTTCGCACTACGTATCACACCGTTGATGCGCACGCTGCTTGCGGTCGCGTTCAACAGTGCGATGAGCGCCGACAAGACCGAACTGGTGGTTCGCCTAATGCTTCACGAATTAACTGAGACCGCACACGCGCCAACCTTCCTACCCTTGCCCACTGGCGCAACAGGCAAACGCATCGCAGCGGTCGCAGCCGGCGACGTGCGCAACCGGTTGAGCGTCGCCGAGATCGCGTCGCGCGCCGCGACTTCGGTGCGCACGCTGAGCCGGGTGTTCCTGACCGAGACCGGGCTAACGTTCAAAACTTGGCGCCAGCGCGCCCGGATCGTCCATGCAATGGACAGCCTCGCGCGCGGTAAGGCGATCGCGCAAGTGGCGTCAGAACTCGGCTTTGCCAGCACAGCATCGTTCTCGTCCGCCTTCCGCCAGGTGACGGCGACAACGCCCAGTGCTTTCCTGGAACCGTCTGCATGA
- a CDS encoding GNAT family N-acetyltransferase — protein MIRIETIALGELARIDAFYRVTGYGGGVSSADLTLAASMDDCLAGAVRLCPEHGVTVLRGMQVASAFQRRGIGRALLDHCIPYLDRGDAWCLPYDHLVAFYACAGFSPAPPESLPPFLARRLAGYLASGQRVLAMHRRQPSG, from the coding sequence ATGATCCGGATTGAAACCATAGCGTTGGGCGAACTGGCCCGCATCGATGCGTTCTATCGGGTGACGGGATATGGCGGCGGCGTCTCATCGGCCGACCTTACGCTGGCAGCCAGCATGGACGATTGCCTGGCCGGCGCCGTGCGGCTATGTCCCGAACACGGCGTGACCGTTTTGCGCGGCATGCAGGTGGCGTCGGCCTTCCAGCGCCGTGGCATCGGCCGCGCCTTGCTCGATCACTGCATTCCGTACCTCGACCGCGGCGACGCCTGGTGCCTGCCCTACGATCACCTGGTCGCGTTCTATGCCTGCGCCGGCTTCTCGCCGGCGCCGCCGGAATCGCTGCCGCCATTCCTGGCCCGGCGCCTGGCCGGCTACCTGGCTTCCGGCCAGCGCGTGCTGGCGATGCACCGTCGTCAGCCGTCGGGCTGA